One stretch of Streptomyces sp. 135 DNA includes these proteins:
- a CDS encoding DUF2993 domain-containing protein — MRSPHRMTTPPPPDKPYRNPYDELADLAPNPLKEFLHEEKPERDDAEAPWTPPDHRRGSRRRSRGRGRARFMGLPLAAKAVVALLVTAAFLALGDRWALLYAEHEAAEKLKEQMNLSAAPEVDFEGFPFLTQVLDQRVDKVKVTVPDVAADRVSLAKVSATATDVTILGEGPTSIKGARIGAMTGEVLLSFEDLNRELGASQVTFTGRGHDEVLARGTLPVAGHDLKVRADARIQRNGERGISTDIGGMSLQLGDLATYRPGTREKEGLHLSRSSADRVAKETAKAKALLSVPAIVKRLGVPESVVREALKSDARLNELTGSPRFVNDVMGLNLIDVAMGHPELLKKLGLDPALLKGLARLTRPVLADRLTLAFQLPKLPGAGTVALQDVTVEKEGIRVRLRGTGLGFGS, encoded by the coding sequence ATGCGTTCCCCCCACCGCATGACCACGCCGCCACCTCCGGACAAGCCCTACCGCAATCCGTACGACGAGCTGGCCGACCTCGCGCCGAATCCGTTGAAGGAGTTCCTCCACGAGGAGAAGCCCGAGCGGGACGACGCCGAAGCTCCCTGGACGCCGCCCGACCACCGCCGCGGCAGCCGCCGCCGAAGCCGGGGCCGTGGCCGCGCCCGCTTCATGGGCCTGCCGCTCGCCGCGAAGGCCGTGGTCGCCCTCCTCGTCACCGCCGCCTTCCTCGCCCTCGGCGACCGCTGGGCGCTGCTCTACGCCGAGCACGAGGCCGCGGAGAAGCTCAAGGAGCAGATGAACCTGAGCGCGGCGCCCGAGGTCGATTTCGAAGGGTTCCCGTTCCTCACCCAGGTCCTCGACCAGCGCGTGGACAAGGTGAAGGTGACCGTCCCCGACGTCGCGGCCGACCGCGTCTCGCTGGCCAAGGTCTCCGCGACCGCCACGGACGTCACGATCCTCGGCGAGGGCCCCACGTCCATCAAGGGCGCCCGCATCGGCGCGATGACCGGCGAAGTACTCCTCTCCTTCGAGGACCTCAACCGTGAACTGGGCGCCTCCCAGGTTACGTTCACCGGCCGGGGCCATGACGAGGTCCTCGCGCGCGGCACGCTGCCCGTCGCGGGACACGACCTGAAGGTGCGCGCAGACGCCCGCATCCAGCGCAACGGCGAGCGGGGCATCTCCACCGACATCGGCGGCATGAGCCTGCAACTCGGCGATCTGGCGACCTACCGCCCCGGCACGCGCGAGAAGGAGGGCCTGCACCTGTCGCGCAGTTCCGCCGACCGCGTGGCCAAGGAGACGGCGAAGGCGAAGGCGCTGCTGTCCGTCCCCGCGATCGTGAAGCGGCTCGGCGTCCCCGAGTCCGTGGTGCGCGAGGCACTCAAGAGCGACGCCAGGCTGAACGAACTCACGGGCTCCCCGCGGTTCGTGAACGACGTGATGGGCCTGAACCTCATCGACGTGGCGATGGGCCACCCCGAGCTGCTCAAGAAGCTCGGCCTGGACCCCGCCCTCCTCAAGGGCCTGGCCCGGCTCACCCGCCCCGTCCTGGCCGACCGCCTCACCCTCGCCTTCCAGCTGCCGAAGCTGCCGGGCGCGGGGACGGTGGCGCTCCAGGACGTGACGGTGGAGAAGGAGGGCATCCGGGTGCGGCTGAGGGGGACGGGGCTGGGTTTCGGGAGTTAG